A window of the Lactuca sativa cultivar Salinas chromosome 5, Lsat_Salinas_v11, whole genome shotgun sequence genome harbors these coding sequences:
- the LOC128126045 gene encoding glutathione S-transferase T2-like → MESEARNADQITSKWRDIRLKCTDFGGIYNNLLNIRKSGSNDFDVFKAAMDQYEKTTPTRKAFPYMKPWLKLKDSPKWKEQTEGSSQSSGSKRSRNPDGASQQSDGRTHIDINDAPIDLETDQPLPRPVGRNKAKKAASTSSNSSVMDMFGDKFDRYVHLQETKAEVMTRMEQKMIEAQTSFQEAQETLQTKTDMEILKMKADDLEGEDLELFLAMKESVRARRRRRGSLFYVWLEFLVF, encoded by the coding sequence ATGGAAAGTGAAGCTCGAAATGCCGATCAAATTACGTCGAAATGGCGAGATATTCGATTAAAATGCACCGATTTTGGAGGAATCTACAACAATCTCCTAAACATACGCAAAAGCGGCTCgaacgattttgatgttttcaaggcggCCATGGACCAATATGAAAAAACAACGCCTACACGCAAAGCTTTTCCGTATATGAAGCCGTGGCTAAAATTGAAAGACTCCCCAAAATGGAAAGAGCAAACGGAAGGAAGTTCCCAATCTTCCGGTTCAAAGCGTTCGAGAAACCCCGATGGAGCTTCTCAACAATCGGACGGCCGAACACACATCGACATCAACGACGCTCCGATAGATCTTGAAACCGACCAACCTCTTCCTCGGCCCGttggaagaaataaagcaaaaaaagCGGCGTCAACATCTTCGAATTCTAGTGTTATGGATATGTTCGGCGATAAATTTGATCGATATGTGCATCTTCAGGAAACGAAGGCCGAGGTGATGACTCGGATGGAACAAAAAATGATCGAAGCACAAACATCATTTCAAGAGGCACAAGAGACACTCCAAACAAAAACCGACATGGAAATCTTGAAAATGAAAGCGGACGACCTTGAGGGCGAAGACTTGGAACTTTTTCTAGCAATGAAAGAGTCGGTTCGAGCCCGACGTAGGCGTAGGGGTAGTTTATTTTATgtatggttggaatttttagttttttaa